Proteins encoded within one genomic window of Actinoplanes octamycinicus:
- a CDS encoding 5'-3' exonuclease, giving the protein MLRTGGLLLVLDGNSLLHRAYHASDGSLEPSPALRGLFGYLARAAAHLRPDAVLVGFDCPRDSARRTDHPDYKAHRPAKPAELTRQLALAPDLLRAAGIGTVVPPAYEADDVLASSAALARRSGWRSVLMTSDRDAFALIDDCTSVLRVRNGGFDRSMLIDHESLPSLYGVRPEQYTDFAALRGDPSDNLPGVRRFGARTAARLLAAFGTVDAAFEAGAEAVRDVVGDLAAAALAEPAARTTVERNRSLMRMRRDLPVPSPDSARLPLDYLVIRRALREHGINLGPSLWALTGGDAPIIPAQAEPEPEPAWAAVLQPRVLRGGMSGRRDPTPGQTALF; this is encoded by the coding sequence GTGCTGCGTACGGGTGGGTTGTTGCTGGTCCTCGACGGGAACAGCCTGCTGCACCGGGCGTACCACGCCAGCGACGGCTCGCTCGAGCCGTCGCCCGCGCTGCGCGGCCTCTTCGGTTACCTGGCCCGCGCCGCCGCCCACCTGCGACCGGACGCCGTGCTGGTCGGCTTCGACTGCCCGCGGGACTCGGCCCGGCGCACCGACCACCCGGACTACAAGGCCCACCGCCCGGCGAAACCGGCCGAGCTGACCCGCCAGCTGGCGCTCGCCCCGGACCTGCTGCGCGCCGCCGGGATCGGCACCGTCGTCCCGCCCGCCTACGAGGCGGACGACGTGCTGGCCAGCAGCGCCGCGCTGGCCCGCCGCTCGGGCTGGCGGTCGGTGCTGATGACCAGCGACCGGGACGCGTTCGCGCTGATCGACGACTGCACCTCGGTGCTGCGGGTGCGCAACGGCGGCTTCGACCGGTCGATGCTGATCGACCACGAGTCGCTGCCGTCGCTCTACGGGGTGCGCCCCGAGCAGTACACCGACTTCGCCGCGCTGCGCGGGGACCCGTCGGACAACCTGCCCGGGGTGCGGCGCTTCGGGGCACGGACGGCGGCGCGCTTGCTGGCGGCGTTCGGGACGGTGGACGCGGCGTTCGAGGCGGGTGCGGAGGCCGTACGCGACGTGGTGGGTGATCTTGCCGCGGCGGCCCTGGCCGAGCCCGCGGCCCGCACCACCGTCGAGCGCAACCGCAGCCTGATGCGGATGCGGCGGGACCTGCCGGTGCCCAGCCCGGACTCGGCCCGGCTGCCGCTGGACTACCTGGTGATCCGCCGCGCCCTGCGCGAGCACGGGATCAACCTGGGCCCGTCGCTGTGGGCGCTGACCGGCGGCGACGCGCCGATCATCCCGGCCCAGGCGGAACCGGAGCCGGAACCGGCCTGGGCCGCCGTCCTGCAGCCGCGCGTGCTGCGCGGCGGGATGTCCGGGCGCCGCGACCCCACGCCCGGCCAGACCGCCCTCTTCTGA